The Theobroma cacao cultivar B97-61/B2 chromosome 1, Criollo_cocoa_genome_V2, whole genome shotgun sequence genome contains the following window.
tccGAATCCAATCCACCTGATAGAAATACTAGTTGAAAGTTGAAACAGCTAAGACTTCGgattcccttttttttatctacCCTCCCCTGTTAAGACTTAATAAAGTTTACTTACAGCCTTAGATCTCCACGTCAAATCGACATCCAACCAACCGTTTACAAAATTTCTCGTAACGGTTATACAATTTTAACGGTTAAAGAAAGAGTTCCTGCCACGTGGGTGTTGAAAAGAAACCTTGTCCTAAAACCAAGGTTTTACTTTAAGGAATCAACACTGCAAAACGCTTGGTGCTGAGGATCTCTGTGTCTTCAGCTGCTGGCCAtgtttatcttttgatttggTGCGTGGAagttaaaggaaaaaatcAGCAGTCAAACCAGTCCATGTGATGGGCGGTGGTATTTTTATTGCAAGTAAGATTGGATGAGCATGGGTGGGACCCCATGCATTTTAATGTCCATAAACCGTGTTTTGTCTCCTAGGGACCCACTTGCAAACAacaaccttttttttctcctttttataataaattggATGAGATTAGTGGCAGATATTTCATCCCTGCGTTGAACTCTGCCTACTCTCTTGTGACCTTTATGCCGTTAAAGCTTGATGAAGATAAGTCTTAAATATTCCAGCAATACAGGCATGGGCTACTACATTATCTTATTTTGTAACAGCAGAGGAGTTTCTATCACCCCCTAATTTGGCTTCTTTATTAACATGAATTTATTGTCAATGATAGAGCATTATACCAGGAATAAGGTAAAGCCATCGTAAATATTGATTAGAATATGATACTAACTTTTTCAATAGTAACTTTCTAGGTATACATTGTTAGAGCTAGCAAGAACATGCATCTGGTTATAACAAGCTTTTGACACCATGAACGTTTCTATTGCAGCCTGGAGGAAATTCTGATGGTTTGAAAGCTAGTGATGTTGATCCTCATATGGTATTTCATTATGGGATCCCATTGGGTTGTTGCATGCTTGCTTATGATTCCATTCAAAAGATACTTGCAATATCTACTATGTAAGCTCCCTTTTTCTATCCCTTGAATGGCAGCATTGAATTGCTTGCTTCTATATAGGATTTACAGAATGTTATTGCATGGATTTCCCGTTTGATAGAGTAAAGAACAGAAACATCTGACATCTGAATGTATGGTGATATCCTACAagctttttgttattttgtattttaaatcaattttctttcttcaggGATGGCAGAATTAAGCTCTTTGGAAGAGATAACTCTCAAGCTTTACTTGAATCTGATGACATGGTGCCAAGCAAGTTTATGGAGGTCTTTTGTTACCTTCAATTGTGGCTCTGCATATTTATACCAAATTATCATGCATAATGCAACATCAGTATTTCTTGTAGCCTAGTAAAACTTATTTTCATCCTATAAAGTTGtctaaatttaatatatatcaTGATTTCTCTTCAGGTCATGCAGAACCAAGGTATCCTTgtaaatgtaaattataagAACCATATTGAGGCAAGTTACTCGCTTGGTTAATTACTGAGTCTGTCTGATTAGATATTGGAGTAGTACATCAGAAGTAGTATTGACTatgttttcttcttcaccTTTATTACCCTTATAAATATgtttgcttcttcttcttttcctttctttaccCCACGGGAATTCATttttaatggaaatttttaacttAGGTTTGGGACTTGGACAAGAAGCTCTTATCTCATGTACATGTCTTTAAAGAAGAAATTACTTCTTTCACAGTTATGCAAAGTGGTCCCTACATGTAAGTGTATCTAAGGTTCTTAGCTCTATTCTGGGTTGGTTCAACTTTCAAGATATGCAAATGCAACATTATGTGAAGTTTATTTATGGATGTAATTGCTGAATTTGAAGGTATGTTGGAGATTCTGTTGGCAACATTAAGGTTCTTAAAATTGACCAAGAATTATGCCATGTTGTTCAAATGAAATATGCTATACCTTTCTCAGCTTCTCATGGTAAGGAGTACTAGGGAATCAGCTTAAGTATTGATGTGTGCAGTTTAGTATATTGGTGCTGCATAAATCTTTTAACAAATAAACTTGGCAAGGTTCAAGCATTACCTTTAAGATGTTCTTGTCTGCTCTCTAGAAGTCATGGGTGATAATCTTTATCCTTTCCCTGGTCAAGAACACTCTGAAAGGAAATAAAGCATGCTAGTTGATGCTCTAAAATTTGCTAATGGCTGGTTTTTCAGCTACCTACTAAGCCAAACTTCAAAGTTAACTATTTATTTGGAAAAATAAAGCTCCACCATCTGAATTTTGGCCCTCTCTGATTACAGGACATACTTATTATATGTTTTCATTCTGTTGCTATTGACCATCCCTTGCATCTGTTTTGAGAATTCTTGCAGTTTTCTTCATAATCACATGTCTACCATTACTGCTATAACTAAATTGCTTAACCATCTTGTTTAGGAAATCCAACAGAAGTTGCAAGTGATAGAGCTGTTATCTCCATAATGCCTCAACCAACAGCTGAAAGCAAAAGGTAGTCTTACATTCTGTTAATTTTTTGACCCTTATAGTTTGGATTTCTCCCCTCTAAACACTTTTGTGTTTCCatacttcttttctttccctttcatTCGAAGTGTAATATGATATCCTAGTGGTGATTATTTTCTTATGCGGTACTCAATTGAATGCAGAAttcttataatatttaaagaCGGCTTCATCACTTTGTGGGAAATTCGAGAAAGCAAAGCTATTTTGGTTGCAGGTGGAAGTATGTTCCAATCAGTACATAATGAAGCAAAACATGTGACTTCTGCATGCTGGGTATGCCCTTTTGGTAGTAAGGTTGCTGTTGGTTACAACAATGGAGAAATTCTCATATGGAGCGTTCCTACCTCAAAGCTAAAAAATGAACCAGCATCCGAAATTAGCATTCAAAATGCTCCCACATGTAAACTCGTTCTTGGATTTAGATCAGAAAAGATTCCGATAGCGTCTTTAAAATGGGCTTATGCTGATGGGAAAGCCACTCGACTATATGTCATGGGTGCCTCTGATGTAGCCTCCACAAGCCTTTTGCAGGTATTTAGACGTTGTGTTGTTCTCCATGGATGCCTATGTAGCTtatatcttttaatattatgcTTTAAACTTTTTAGCTCAATTAGGAAGGACAAAAGACAACTATCCAGGCATTTTAACATGTAAAACCTTAATCACATTATTggatgtaatttttgactagTAAGGTTGTGATGAGGCAGGTAGTCTTATTGAACGAGCATACTGAATCCCGAACAATTAAGCTTGGGCTTCATTTGTCTGAGCCTTGTGTGGACATGGTGATCACTTCAAGCACTACTGAGCAAAGTAAACTAAAACAAGATTTTCTCCTTCTGGTTGGCAAATCAGgaaacatatatatgtatgatgATTGCTCAATTGAAAAGTATCTTCTGCAATGCCAATCAAGGTCCCCACCCTCCCTCCCCAAGGAGGTAATGTTGAAGATGCCATTTGCAGATTCAAACATCACAGTAGCAAAACTCATCGCTGACAACCCTTACGCGTTAAGTTCAGATGAGGTAAGTTAATTggaatattatattttgtgtCTTTGCTGAATTTCTGTCTTTGCTGAAAAGTAACTTGTCTTACATTTTGTTGCTGCTGGTGATGCATGTTCTCTGGTCTTGCAGGATTACATTCTGCTTTCCAAGGATTTTCCATCACTTGTTCCCTTGGAGACAAAGTCAAAAGACGGAGGTCACTCAAACTCATACCAATTTAGTGGATTCGGAAAGGTCAAGAAACTGTACATAACCGGACACAGTGATGGAGCCATCAATTTTTGGGATTTATCATGCCCCTTTCCTATACCAATTCTATCATTAAAGCAACaggtaatatatttttaagaaGCTTTTAGTTTCCTTGTTGCATTAGGTTTGCAAGAAAGCAAGCAACAAGAGTGTTGGAGAAGGATGATTTTAGTTCAAAATATTGGTTTTCTAGATTATTGCAAATTGGTGGAATGGTGCTTTTGCATATTATTCTTATTGTACCTTTTTTCTTAATGCAGAGTGAGGATGATTTTTCTTTGAGTGGTATAGCACTGACTGCACTGTATTTTGATGGAAACTCACGGATTCTAATTTCTGGTGATCAAAGTGGAACGGTAAAATCTACTTGGgattggttttgttgaatgaaataattttccttttgttaTCTAACTATTGTTTCTTCCGATACAAGTACTGCAGGTTCGCATCTTTAAGCTTAAGCCAGAGCCGTATGCAGCAGAAAACAGTTTCATCTCTTTCCAAGGTATAGTTAAGCATATCATTATACTAGAAGATTTTTAAGTTGGGTTTAGAAGTTGTTGCGTTATGTATAATAGTTCATCTTCCTGCTCTTTTACTCACTTGTTTGAGCTACAAAATAATCTTTTGCAATGGCCTTGTTTTCTTAAATGTTGAAACACCTATAAGCATGAAAGGTAGTTTGGCCATTTATAGGAAATATAACCTGGAAATGACCACCCTGatattttccttctctttttcactttttgtttaatattttttggtCCAGGAAGCacaaagaaagggaacaaTCAAATTATCCACAGCGTTAAGGTTCTTAACGTTAGTGGTTCTGTACTTTCTCTAAACATAAGCCACAGCACAAGACATCTTGCCATTGGGTCTGACCAAGGAGATGTAAGCTTATTTTCCTTGCAcatgaaattcacaagttcttttgaaattgttggatttttgGCTGATATTGGCGGAAGTAACAAGGGCATGTTAGTGTAATAACTTTCAACTTTTATAACAGGTTTCAGTATTTGACATGGATGGTCCCAGTATCATATTCCAAAGTCATATTGCAAGTGACATCTGTCTTGGTATCATCTCAATGCAGTTTAAAACCTGTACTATgcagaattttgaaaagaatgtTTTGGTGGTTGCAACAAAGGATTCATCAGTTCTGGCCTTCGATAGTGATACTGGAAACATGTTGAGTGCTAGCATGGTTCGTCCAAAGAAACCCTCAAGAGCTCTATTTATGCAGATTTTGGGTATGTGCTACTGtccaaaatcaatttattgaACATATAAACCTGATAACCCTAAGTACAAACTTGTAAGTAACATTTATTTTGTCAGCATTGTAGAATTCAGGGAAAAAGTAATCCTTATCTACATTTTTCAGATTGGCAGGATACATCAGCTAGGGGAGCAAATATATCAATTGGTGCAGACATGAACAGAGGGAGTCCTATTGAGGAAGGCATACCAAAGCAATCTTACATACTGATATGTTCTGAGAAGGCTGCATATGTCTATTCCTTGATTCATGCCATTCAGGTAATCAGCACATTATTTTTGTAGGTATTAGTCATTGGTGGCCATTCACAGGCCACCCctccagaaaaaaaaagggatcacttcacctttctttttcactcaGGGAGTCAAAAAGGTGCACTACAAGAGGAAGTTCAATTCCACTTCTTGCTGCTGGGCGTCAACATTTTATACTGCCTCTGATGTTGGCCTTTTGCTCCTCTTCGCTAATGGAAAAGTTGAGATAAGGTGATGGTCGATAATTATTATGTGTTTCATGAATGGGTTgataccaaaagaaaaaacaggcCATAATCATCCCAATGGTTTGATTCTGAATTGACACATCAG
Protein-coding sequences here:
- the LOC18610648 gene encoding uncharacterized protein LOC18610648 isoform X1, with amino-acid sequence MNLLSMIEHYTRNKPGGNSDGLKASDVDPHMVFHYGIPLGCCMLAYDSIQKILAISTMDGRIKLFGRDNSQALLESDDMVPSKFMEVMQNQGILVNVNYKNHIEVWDLDKKLLSHVHVFKEEITSFTVMQSGPYMYVGDSVGNIKVLKIDQELCHVVQMKYAIPFSASHGNPTEVASDRAVISIMPQPTAESKRILIIFKDGFITLWEIRESKAILVAGGSMFQSVHNEAKHVTSACWVCPFGSKVAVGYNNGEILIWSVPTSKLKNEPASEISIQNAPTCKLVLGFRSEKIPIASLKWAYADGKATRLYVMGASDVASTSLLQVVLLNEHTESRTIKLGLHLSEPCVDMVITSSTTEQSKLKQDFLLLVGKSGNIYMYDDCSIEKYLLQCQSRSPPSLPKEVMLKMPFADSNITVAKLIADNPYALSSDEDYILLSKDFPSLVPLETKSKDGGHSNSYQFSGFGKVKKLYITGHSDGAINFWDLSCPFPIPILSLKQQSEDDFSLSGIALTALYFDGNSRILISGDQSGTVRIFKLKPEPYAAENSFISFQGSTKKGNNQIIHSVKVLNVSGSVLSLNISHSTRHLAIGSDQGDVSVFDMDGPSIIFQSHIASDICLGIISMQFKTCTMQNFEKNVLVVATKDSSVLAFDSDTGNMLSASMVRPKKPSRALFMQILDWQDTSARGANISIGADMNRGSPIEEGIPKQSYILICSEKAAYVYSLIHAIQGVKKVHYKRKFNSTSCCWASTFYTASDVGLLLLFANGKVEIRSLPELSLLKETSIRGFRYSTPKPNSLSDSSMCSSNCGDLVMVNGDQEFLIISVLLQKESFRILDSVSRIYRKDLMLSQEVLASGTAVQKEKKKGIFGSVLKEMKGSKKHVHEVETEDTRESIEQLSTIFSTANFPCEVENRDNQATDEDEVDLDIDDIDLDDPGEKPKEQNILATLNKHKLKFQAFTAGKLKQMKVKNEKTITKEEQQDEKSSAVDQIKKRYGFSLHGESSAAKMAESKLQENLKKLQGISLKTTEMQDTAKSFSSMARELLRTTEQEKRIS
- the LOC18610648 gene encoding uncharacterized protein LOC18610648 isoform X3, which produces MNLLSMIEHYTRNKPGGNSDGLKASDVDPHMVFHYGIPLGCCMLAYDSIQKILAISTMDGRIKLFGRDNSQALLESDDMVPSKFMEVMQNQGILVNVNYKNHIEVWDLDKKLLSHVHVFKEEITSFTVMQSGPYMYVGDSVGNIKVLKIDQELCHVVQMKYAIPFSASHGNPTEVASDRAVISIMPQPTAESKRILIIFKDGFITLWEIRESKAILVAGGSMFQSVHNEAKHVTSACWVCPFGSKVAVGYNNGEILIWSVPTSKLKNEPASEISIQNAPTCKLVLGFRSEKIPIASLKWAYADGKATRLYVMGASDVASTSLLQVVLLNEHTESRTIKLGLHLSEPCVDMVITSSTTEQSKLKQDFLLLVGKSGNIYMYDDCSIEKYLLQCQSRSPPSLPKEVMLKMPFADSNITVAKLIADNPYALSSDEDYILLSKDFPSLVPLETKSKDGGHSNSYQFSGFGKVKKLYITGHSDGAINFWDLSCPFPIPILSLKQQSEDDFSLSGIALTALYFDGNSRILISGDQSGTVRIFKLKPEPYAAENSFISFQGSTKKGNNQIIHSVKVLNVSGSVLSLNISHSTRHLAIGSDQGDNFEKNVLVVATKDSSVLAFDSDTGNMLSASMVRPKKPSRALFMQILDWQDTSARGANISIGADMNRGSPIEEGIPKQSYILICSEKAAYVYSLIHAIQGVKKVHYKRKFNSTSCCWASTFYTASDVGLLLLFANGKVEIRSLPELSLLKETSIRGFRYSTPKPNSLSDSSMCSSNCGDLVMVNGDQEFLIISVLLQKESFRILDSVSRIYRKDLMLSQEVLASGTAVQKEKKKGIFGSVLKEMKGSKKHVHEVETEDTRESIEQLSTIFSTANFPCEVENRDNQATDEDEVDLDIDDIDLDDPGEKPKEQNILATLNKHKLKFQAFTAGKLKQMKVKNEKTITKEEQQDEKSSAVDQIKKRYGFSLHGESSAAKMAESKLQENLKKLQGISLKTTEMQDTAKSFSSMARELLRTTEQEKRIS
- the LOC18610648 gene encoding uncharacterized protein LOC18610648 isoform X2; amino-acid sequence: MFVKKLVEKASKKPGGNSDGLKASDVDPHMVFHYGIPLGCCMLAYDSIQKILAISTMDGRIKLFGRDNSQALLESDDMVPSKFMEVMQNQGILVNVNYKNHIEVWDLDKKLLSHVHVFKEEITSFTVMQSGPYMYVGDSVGNIKVLKIDQELCHVVQMKYAIPFSASHGNPTEVASDRAVISIMPQPTAESKRILIIFKDGFITLWEIRESKAILVAGGSMFQSVHNEAKHVTSACWVCPFGSKVAVGYNNGEILIWSVPTSKLKNEPASEISIQNAPTCKLVLGFRSEKIPIASLKWAYADGKATRLYVMGASDVASTSLLQVVLLNEHTESRTIKLGLHLSEPCVDMVITSSTTEQSKLKQDFLLLVGKSGNIYMYDDCSIEKYLLQCQSRSPPSLPKEVMLKMPFADSNITVAKLIADNPYALSSDEDYILLSKDFPSLVPLETKSKDGGHSNSYQFSGFGKVKKLYITGHSDGAINFWDLSCPFPIPILSLKQQSEDDFSLSGIALTALYFDGNSRILISGDQSGTVRIFKLKPEPYAAENSFISFQGSTKKGNNQIIHSVKVLNVSGSVLSLNISHSTRHLAIGSDQGDVSVFDMDGPSIIFQSHIASDICLGIISMQFKTCTMQNFEKNVLVVATKDSSVLAFDSDTGNMLSASMVRPKKPSRALFMQILDWQDTSARGANISIGADMNRGSPIEEGIPKQSYILICSEKAAYVYSLIHAIQGVKKVHYKRKFNSTSCCWASTFYTASDVGLLLLFANGKVEIRSLPELSLLKETSIRGFRYSTPKPNSLSDSSMCSSNCGDLVMVNGDQEFLIISVLLQKESFRILDSVSRIYRKDLMLSQEVLASGTAVQKEKKKGIFGSVLKEMKGSKKHVHEVETEDTRESIEQLSTIFSTANFPCEVENRDNQATDEDEVDLDIDDIDLDDPGEKPKEQNILATLNKHKLKFQAFTAGKLKQMKVKNEKTITKEEQQDEKSSAVDQIKKRYGFSLHGESSAAKMAESKLQENLKKLQGISLKTTEMQDTAKSFSSMARELLRTTEQEKRIS